One window of the Triticum dicoccoides isolate Atlit2015 ecotype Zavitan chromosome 3B, WEW_v2.0, whole genome shotgun sequence genome contains the following:
- the LOC119281483 gene encoding uncharacterized protein LOC119281483, protein MATVGFGPYSVATASEKNEPTRPLAYPSPSVHPATDEDIEVQDAAATTGKRPRSTQCFCGRRSVLCCSGCCVASVVIAGIVALVLALTVFKVKDPVFTMNRVTLEDVDGDFLGADERHPVSVNATLNADISIKNPNVASFSYDRSETNFYYKGETVGVAYAPDGEVGADRTVRMNVTLDALADRISSNINVTDLIFGQSQDYDLTSYTEISGRVSVLGIYKRDLDIKVNCSITLEVSAFSSVQSKTTDCVANVK, encoded by the coding sequence ATGGCGACCGTCGGGTTCGGGCCGTACAGCGTCGCCACAGCGAGCGAGAAGAACGAGCCGACGAGGCCGCTCGCCTACCCGTCCCCGTCCGTTCACCCGGCGACCGACGAGGACATCGAGGTCCAGGATGCCGCCGCGACCACCGGCAAGCGCCCGCGCTCCACGCAGTGCTTCTGCGGCCGCCGGTCCGTGCTCTGCTGCAGCGGCTGCTGCGTGGCCTCCGTGGTCATTGCCGGGATCGTCGCCCTCGTGCTCGCCCTCACCGTGTTCAAGGTCAAGGACCCCGTCTTCACCATGAACCGCGTCACCCTGGAGGACGTCGACGGCGACTTCCTCGGCGCGGACGAGCGGCACCCGGTGTCCGTCAACGCCACCCTCAATGCCGACATATCCATCAAGAACCCGAACGTGGCCTCGTTCAGCTACGACCGGAGCGAGACGAACTTCTACTACAAGGGGGAGACGGTCGGCGTGGCGTACGCCCCCGACGGCGAGGTCGGCGCCGACCGGACCGTGCGGATGAACGTCACGCTCGACGCGCTCGCCGACCGGATCTCCTCCAACATCAATGTCACCGACCTCATCTTCGGCCAGAGCCAGGACTACGACCTCACCAGCTACACGGAGATCAGCGGGAGAGTGAGCGTGCTGGGGATCTACAAGAGGGACCTCGACATCAAGGTGAACTGCTCTATTACCTTGGAGGTCAGCGCCTTTAGCTCAGTGCAGAGTAAAACTACCGACTGCGTTGCAAACGTGAAGTAA